In Canis lupus familiaris isolate Mischka breed German Shepherd chromosome 15, alternate assembly UU_Cfam_GSD_1.0, whole genome shotgun sequence, the genomic stretch GCAGTTGAGGTGACGACCACCAGCCGGTGACCCCCCGTGACCCCCGGGGAGCCCCGGGAGAGCGCCTGcctctgcgggggggggggggggctgagcccGAGCCCGTCAGAGCCCCGCTGTGGGGTCCCGCTCGGAGGCGAGTGTGCCTCTCAGCCCCCCTCGGCCCCCATCCCTTGGGTGCTCTCTGACCCGCTGTCTTGCTCACTCTGAAACCAAGAATaaaggcataaaaaagaatgaaataaaatgaagatcaAGAAAGGAGCAAGGAAACCTTAAAGGCACAATAAGCACCTAATGGCTGGGAAGGATCATTTTGTTCCTATTGCTCTGACCACTGTGAttccctcattttccttcctcctcctgcccagagGGATGATGCTGTGTCCCCCCGGGGCCGTGgcctctgctcctgctgctgctgggatCATGGGGGCCGGTGCCTCCAGCTGCTGCTCGGCCTCCAGGCTTCACCGCCCTTCAGTGGTTTAACACCCAGCACTTAAGAGCGAATCAGGTGCAATGCAGAACTGAAATGCCTCGGATCAATAATCTGCTTCCCAGATATAAGGGGAAAAACACCTTTCTGGTTGAGTCCTCGAAAACGTGCTCGCTACCTGTCAACAGCCCAACATGAACTGTACCACCAGTGGGGAAAACTGCCACAAGAGCGCAGGGAGGGTGAACATGACCTACTGCCTTCTCACTGGGCGCCGGCCCCAGTGCACCTACCGTACTACGTACCAGAACCAGTTCTACATTGTTGCCTGTAACAACTCGCAGCCAGGCTACCCTCCCAATCTTCTGCTTCCCGTCCACTTAGACGACACCGTCCCGCTGGGTCCTACACACTTCGGTTAAGACCAAGGTGGCCATTGCGGTCCCTCCCCCTGGGCCAGGCTCTCTCAtgatgtctctgctttctctttcctttgttgaTTCCCATGGTTCCCATAGAAGAAATAAGTAAAGGGCCAAGATGTGAGACGAGAGTAAGGGACAGCAGACTTTGGATGCTTTTCAGATTGGGAGCTCTGTGTGATTGGAAGGAAGGCAATAGGGCAGAGGGCCAAGAACGGCCCAGGCCCCATGGTTTTCCTCTTGCACCTTCGGCCAAGCTTCCTTGCACCTGTTCACagcaataaaatcattttctcctGCATTCTAAGGACTGTGAGTATGTGTGTTCGGGGTCCCTTTCCCGTGATTGCCAGCTTGGAGCCACCTAGGTTGCCTTTGCCAACATCCTCAGGAGAACCATTTGGGCCTCAGTTCACCTTCGTTACTCAGGGACCCAGGGCCTCTGCCACTTGTCTCAGCCTGTGTCCCTGGGACTTTGGAGAAGACAGTTCTCCATCCCTCCCACTCTGCCCAGGGCTTTGACATATTTCCCTTGAACCCATGGCCTATGTTTACGGGAAGGTACCACAGGCACCTCCGTGGTACTTTCACACACAGGCTCTAACGCTGACAATGACACAACTTACATCCTTAGTATTGGCTTCCATATGGGATCaactaatgttttaaatataaataaataggggatccctggggggtcagcagtgtagcacctgcctttggcccagggcgcgatcctggagtcctgggatagagtgccgtgttgggctcccggcatggagcctcgttctccctttgcctttatctctgcttctctctgtctctatgtctatcaagaacaaataaataaaattttaaaaatatataaatataaataaataggaataggGTTAACAATGCACTGTAGCACTAGATCATTTCTCCCATGATCTATTGGATTGCATGAAGAGAAAGCATAGATGAAGACAAGAGAAAGCATTGGGATCTAAGAACATTCTGGCCTCGCCCAAATACTGAAATATAACAGAGGTTACGGTGTTTTGGGACCAGGGAGTGAGTTTAGATATTGAAGGACTGGGGTGGAAAATtaggctgggggcacctgggtggctcagtcagtgaagcatctgccttaagctcaggtcatgatctcagggtcctgggattgaacccctcCTGGCTCCCTGATCGTGGGGCGTCTGCTCTTCCTTatgcccctctctcctgctctctctctctcaaataaataaataacatcatccCCATGAGACAACAGCAAACACCTACTGCTCTCGGCCTCGGAGCCCCGGCAGCCGCCCACAGGCCCGGCCGATCCCTAAGTGGTGAGAGCCCAGGAGCATCTTGGGTGGAAAGGCAGCAgctcggtgggggggggggggggcccgggtGGCCCCTGCCTGGGCCGGGGCACCAGGGACGTGCAGCCCGGAGTGAAAGCTCGGCCACCTcggcctcagcctcagcctccagCGGGGCACAGGGGCTCCGTGGAGGCATCGGCTGAGCCTACGCACGTGAGGAGACCCTACAGAAGCCCCGACAGTGGGCTCAGGGGCCTTGCAGGGGGCAGCCACATCGACGATGTGGGCCACGAAGGCAATAGAAAAGGAAACTTCCTCACTTGCTGCAGCCCGCGGCCGGGTCCTTGACAcagcagagtgaccttcctcccGGGCCTCAGCTGACTCAATATTAATACCTTGCTGAGGGCAAAGGGCACGCTTGGCCTGACCTCCAGGATCTGGTGAAGCTTCTAGAACATATGAAAATTCCATTGGAGACTCTATCTCCAGCCCCCAGATACATGATGTGCTGTGTGACCCCCAGCACATGGCCCCGGAGAATCCATCTGCAccgtctcatgactcaggttttaccAAATAGTAACCAatgacctcttcttttttttttttttaattttaagattttatttatttatgcatgagaaacacacagagagaggcagagacccaggcagagggagaagcaggctccacgcagggagcccgacgtgggactcgatccccagaccccaggatcctgccctgagtggaaggcaggcacccaaccgctaagccacccaggctgccccaatgaCCCCTTTCTAAAACTAGCTTGGCCCTTCAAGGTTCTGGAAAACAAgattccaaaattccttagagaattCCTCTCTCTCCAGCCCCCCTTCCACCTTGAAAGTATCTGGTGGGTCTCCCATCAGGCCTCAGTGTGGCTCCGCCTGCCCACGGGGCCTGTGCCCGGGTGCTACTAAAACCagcttttttgcaccaaagacttCTCAAGAAATCTCTCCTGGCCGCCACCCTGGAGCCCTAAGGCTGTCCCGCATCAGCCCCCCGGGGAGGGCATGTGCCCCAAGTGCCTGGACACAGCAGCTCCTGCACGAGGGGCCCTCGGACCTTACCCCACGGATCTCTTTCTCCGCCTCTTGCTCTCTGTCCCCATCATATCCTCTCTTAAACTGCTAAACCCTCAGTGTTCCCTTGAGTTCTGGGAGCGGCTCCTGCAAGTCGACCCAACACACAAGGGGCTGGTGGGAAGGTCAGATCGATAGCCAGGCACAGGTGCCCGGAGTACAGGTGACAAGCTGGACTGGGATTGGCATCTGAATGGGGGAGTCTTGCAGGGCTGACCCGTCAGCCGGGGGAGCTGACCCCACATCCAGGGAGGGAGCCTCAGAGTTGAGTTAAACTGTAGGACCCAGCCACTGTCCCAAATTCCCTGTCTAGAACCCCCCAGTCTGGCGTCAGAGGGCAGTGAGTGTGCAGCAGTGTGACCCGGTAAAGGGGAGACGCAGGAGTTGCCCCAACTCAATCCCACTAGGGGAATTTTACGAAAGCGTGATGACCAACCAAAGGATGTCTGCGGGTGGGTCTGGGCTTTCCAGAATGCTTTCTCCAGCTCGCGGCGTGACTGGAAGGGGCCGTCTGGTCTCCAGCTGCCCAGCCTCAGGAGCTCATGACCAAGTGACAGGGACCATCACACAAACAGGCACATCGCAGGGTCAGGACTGAGCTGGGCCGCAGAGAGGAGCACTGGGCGCAGGGACAGAGGACAAAAACTGAGTGTGTGCTCGGCCGGCTCTCAAGTCTCCTCCTCTACAGCCCCCTGTAGAGGAGCACCCCATCAGCCCCCCTGGGCCCGGTGGGACCCCCGAGTCCGGGCCTCCCATCAGAATTGCCTGGGAATCTGTCAAGGATGCCAGGAAACAGAGTCTGTAGGGAGCAGGCTGGGGCCTGCACAGGTGTGCTCAGCTCCGAGGGGGGCTGATCCCCATTCCCAGTGAAGAGCCCGCGTCCCCACCCTGGGTGTCCCCCAGCACCCACGTCCTCAGGACTGGGGTTTAGCCACTTGGCACTTTGTGCTCCTTCAGGTGGTGAATTCCTGTCTGGCTGCCCCAGGACAGCTCGGGACAGGGAGCACAAGACCCCAAGGGAGCGGCCCCCTCCCGTCCAGGTCTCTTCCATGATCTCAGGTCTCACAAGTGCAGGGGAGGGaaggcctctcctcctccctccaggccGTCCCTGCGCCTCCATAGAGAAGCAAAGCCCAGACCAAGGAGAGGAAAGCGGGCACATTCCCTTCTGGTCAGTGTGAGGGGACGCGGGAGCCTCCTGGGGACAAGGACCCAGGAAGAGGTTAGGGCTGAGTGTCCCCTGCTGGGCTggggaagcgggggggggggggggggggggggggcggcgaggAACCCTGGGCCGCATCTTTGCAGAGAGGGAGGCTGCTCTCCTCTGGGTTGGGACACCCTGGCCGGGAGGGGTTAGGACCTGCCCCCGGGGAGGTGAGCAAGCCCTCCCTGCAGCCGGCACTTCTCCGCGTTCTTCAGCCGCAGAGGTTCAGCACGCCAAGCTGCCGCATCCCCTCCACGTCGCTGGGCCTGCTGCCTGCAACAGCAACTGAGCCCAGGGCTGGTCCCCGAGATCCCACAGGGTCAGCGTCTCTAAGCAGGCCACAGTCCCTAGGTCCCTTCTCGGCACATTCAGGCCTCCGGGACGCTGCGTCCTCGGGTGGCTGTGGCCTCTGTGTGTCCCGCATCTGACACGAGAGTGACCCGAGCAGTGAGTCGGGGCCTGAGGCTCGGGGCACCCCCGCGTCCCGGGGTGCCGGTCACTTGGATGGCGTGTGAGGAGCTGCAGCCCGGGCTCCTGGGGCCGTGGAGGCTGGTGCCCGGGTTGTCCCGCGGGGGCTCGTGCTGGGTCCCACGACCTCCTTCTTTCCCCACAGGCGGAAGGCACCCTCCCCTGTTCTCAGGCCTGAATCCACCGCTTTGCACACCTGCTGAGGGGAAAAGTGTGCAAGACCCGCAATGCACAAGAGCGACCACATGTGGCCCCCCCCATGGAGTGCCGGGAACTCCTGCCAGACGTGCCGGGGGGAGCAGACAGGACAGAGGGAACCCCTCGGCGGGTCCGGCATGTTCCAGACGCCACGGTCCACAGCAGGCAATGCTTCAGAGGTTTCCTGGTCACCGCCAGGCACGTGACCTTGGTCCACAGAGAGCACACGTGGGCATAAATCAAGATCACGTTGGAACTGCTTGTGGCATTTACTGATTTCCTCATTATTAATTAAAAAGCCAGACAAATGGGGTTCATTTATGTCATTGAATGACATGGGTTTAGTCTTTGCAGCTTTGTGGCAGCCACCCGGTTTACTTTTATGTTTAGAGTAGAAAATCATATTTTCCCCTTCGCACTTTGCCAGTGTTGTTTCCTCCCCCTGGATGCTCTTCCCACCTGTGTCCTGGTTCCTGACTCACCTGCTCAGCTGCGCtcagctctcctctcctctgaGCTTGTCCCTCTGCAGGCGCAGCTGTACCGTGTCAGCCTGGATTGTCCTGCTCCCACCAGCACCCCCGCATCCCGGGTAATCATGGATTATATCACCGTGTATGGCAGTGACCTTGAAGGGTGAATCCAGTTAGACAACCTCAATCGGGAGCCCCCGGGGGCTCAGTCAGGTAGGCAACCAAGCAATTCTTTCTGTGGGCTCAGGCCCCGACTCAGGGTTGcgagatcgagtcctgagtggggctctgcgctcagtgcgGAGTCAGCGTGGacgtccctctccctctccctctgccctcctgtgccttctctctctctctctctgtctctaaaataaaaataagggattcctggatggctcggtgCTTGAGCttctgcctggggctcagggcgtgatcccagcaTTCCCgggtcaagtctcacatcaggctccccattggcagcctgcctctccctctgcctgtgtctctgcctctctctctgtgtctttcatgaataaataaataaaatctttaattgaataaataaataaaattaaaataaacaggtcttaaaaaaaccccaccctACAGCAATGCTGTCCCCCTCTCCTGCTCTTACTGCAGGTCCTCAAGGCAGGTTGGCTTCCCTGACGCACATCTACACAGTGactttctctcctgcttctcttgGGTTCGAATTCCTCCAGTGAGCAACTTGCCGTCTAGCCCTGGACCCACACAGCTTCCCTGGAATAAGACCACGCGAGGGAAATAAGAGCATGTGTCTCCTGGGTCTGCGATGGACATTTAGGAAAGTGAAAAGGAGAAGCACAAGTGTGAGATAGAGTCATATTTGCCAGGAGAGCCCGCGCGCTGGGGTTTAACACCTCACCCCACTGTGCTTTCTCCAACCCCAGAAATGCAGGGTCAACCAGCGGTGGGGACGCGGCTGTCAGCACCAAGGAGTCATCTGCCACACGGGCTCTTTCCAGTCCCCGAGGAAGGGGAGCTCATTGGCACCACGAGCCCCTGACCTTCTCCTAAAGAAAGTGGCCTTGCCTCCAACAACCCTTCTTTCCTGTGGCTGAAATGTCCTTGCCCCACAGCCCCGCCCATACAAGCCTTCCCTCTGTGCAGCTCCCCAAGCTCCGTCCGACCTGGGAGATGGGCTGCCGCCCCAGTCACGGGACACTGAGTCAAGAAAACCGGGTCCTGAAATTGCTTTATTGTACTTTTGCTTTTAAGTTTGAGTTTTGATGAGGAGCCCGGACACCTGGCTCCTGGACCCTTTGGAAAGCATGAGGAGCACGATACTCATATCAGGGACACTATGAGCGTCCCTTCACACTCTGTCCTGGTCTCTGCTTGGTTCTGTTTTATGCACCTCTTCAGCCCCGTGGGAGACTAATCATGGACTTTGCCCTTTTCTGTCTACCCCTTGTGTGCACTTTGATGATAAGAGTCTGATGGGGAACAGATGAtaatatctgttttaaaattacatgatGCATAtagtcaaaaagagaaaaaagaagaaaaaagaacatttggaaCTTTCAAATTATATGTCATTTAAAATCCACTCTACGTAAAGTTCACCACTGCCAATATATTGTTATGTATTATATACCTTTCctatatttcatatttgtatttttgtgtagATGGGATCACACTAGACAGTGTGACCACAAAGTTAGTAGGGACTATGGAGTTTTTCTCCCTTCATTGTTGTAGTCTAGCATGctggttattttactttttatttattttaaaaaaattttacctaattttaaaataaggtatttgTGAAAACTTACTGTGAGAGGCCGGAATAGACCACTTTGAAATATAACTCTAGGAAACCAGAATATGCTACCACAAAATAGgccattatattttgttttcacctggtttgtctttcttttcatgTTGAAGAGCGAGAGTGCGAGAGCAAGAGCCtgtgtgagcaaggggaggggtagtgggaagagggagagggagagaaagaatcccaaacaggttccaggctcagcagagagctggctgtggggctggatctcatgactgtGACATTATGACGCGAGCTGAAATTTAGAGTCAGGCAcgtcaccgactgagccacccaggtgccccatgccaCTGCATTTGGAAGCAGCTTTTCTCAGCTGAGACAAACAGTCAGTATTCCTCATCCATAAACTGAGCATCGATAGGGAACAACTGGATTGACACTGATCTCTTGTGAGTCTGGCTAGTATAAGTCATCACCTCCCGGTCTCTGCTCAAGCCCAGGTGCAGTTCAAAATCGCAAAGCTGAAGAGCTGCTCGTGGAACGTGATGGCCAACCTGGATTCCTTGGCTACTCATTGAGGCCAGACATTCAGGACGAGGAACACGGCCACCTCCCTGGAAATGCTGTTACCTGGGTCTTTTCTCTACCTGTTTCAACACGGGAGTCATTCAATCATGCAGGAGGCTGAAGATACAAGGGACTCTAATGTTTAGTATTTCTCCTCCCCGTACCTGCTTGAGGCGTAATTATCTGAAGTGAAGATTTATCTTTCTCCGCATCTCTCTTGCCCATTTAGCAAACAGAATTCTCAGCAGTTACTTACTTGTGTCCTCAACATTTCCTTCTGcgatttatttcctgtttttttaccCACGAAATGTAAATTATAAGATCCGTCCTTGAAGAAgcttacagtttttattttcttaatttaaatgcaattaaacAACGTATAAAGTGTTACTAGTCTCAGATGTAGAGGTCGGTGAATCATCAGTCTCCTATAAGAGCCTGTGCTCATTGCATTGTGggcctccttaatgtccatcatccagttaccccatcttgccccccacctgcccgccGGCGACCCTCAGGAAGTTTATGTTCTAAAGTCCTTTATCCCACTCTACGTCTCTTCCTAGTGAAAATGATTATTATCAGATAAGCTCATTCCTGCTATAATCACCTACGTAATTTATAATTCCCAAGAAACATAAAGCCTTAACCTGCCTAAAATCCCTGCATTTTCTTAGAAACACATTTAACGACTGAGTCCATAACCATAACACATTCCGTGCAAATCATGTGCAAGTATAATCGATATCACGCAGCCTGTAACACCGACACTAATCACACACACCTAACGTAGATAAATGTCCTACACCTTGGAATGATCGAATTCATGGAGGGAAGGGAAGACCTTTCCGTTTGGGTGGAGTGAGGAGAGTCACTCTCAGGAAACTCCTCGGTTCAGTAAGGAGAGAAGCCAGGTgagcttaatcttttttttttttttaatgtgtaagtttttttttttaagattttatttatttattcatagagacacacacacacacagaggcagagacacaggcagaggaggaagcaggctccatgcagggagcctgacgggggactcaaccccaggtctccaggatcacacccaggctgcaggcggcgccaaaccactgtgccacaggggctgccctgggagctTAATCTTAACAAAAGGTAAGAGCAGACCAGGTAAAGGAGGGCAGAGGGTATTGGAGGCAGAGAAACCATGCAGACAGCTCCTACCAGAAGACGCCACGTGGTGCGCAACTCAGTAGTTGGAAGACATTGGCACATCAACGTAAGGGAACGGGGCGCGAGAGCTGTTGACATAGGCAGGCAGGGGCCACCACTTGGGAAGCACTGGTCACGCTCCTCCACCCTGGGGGTGTGGGAGGACTcgctcttttcctattttttgatgTGTACCACCCGGATGTCCTCTATGCCATCAACATACCCGTTCCCGCCACAGTGGAATTCCACGTAGCTGTAGCTGCTGTGCTCTCTGTAGCCCTTTCTGTTCTTCTTGTGGTAGCACTGGAGTATTAGGAAGGGATGCTGGGCCCATATATATACGTTTCTGTAAGGATCTCTCCACTTCCTGAGGCAAATATGCTCGATTTTGTGCCACAAGGTATAGATGAAGATGTGATCTTTCCTGTCCTCTGGAGCTTCCCTTTCCCTCATGAGATTGTTGCATTTGTAGTCGCTGAACTTCCAGCTTGTGCTCAGGTAGTGCTGCTCCATGAACGCCCTCCAGGACAGGTTCTGGCCGTGGACCAGCAGCCCGCAGAGCGCAAACAGCAGGGCCACGAGAGGGCCGAGCATCGGTAGACAGGATGCCATCTCCGCCGCCAGAGCCACCTGCACGCTCACAGGGAGGAGACAAGAGAGCATAATCTCCACCCTGCCCTGAGAGCTGGCTCGCACCTGAGAATCGCTTTGCTGCCAACGTGGGGCCCAGTGTCACCTTTTTCTTCCCAGGCTTGAGACCATAAATCTCATTGCGTGAGAAACTGTACAAAAGCTGAAAATACGCTAGAGCCTGAGTGAGACAAACACAAGACGGTCAACACTTGGTGGAGGTTATCGCGAGAAGTTCACACCTCTCCCATCGGCCTGCTCTTCCCCCCAAACCGAGGAGCCAGTCACCCTCTCGTGAACTCTGCTCTATAGTCCAGATCAACCCTCTAGGAGCATGGCTCTAAGGGAAATTGGTATTTCCAAGCTTCAGAGCTGTGAAGGGGAAAGCATTGTCACCGCTTAAGGGAATGCGGAAGACGGGTGGACACTTGGGTGATATTTCCCGAGCAAGAAGGCTTCGGGTCACTGAAATCCCAAGGCTACAGTTACACTGATTTTGCAAGACGGTGCTTATCGAATTCTGACTCCTTATCAACTTCCCCAAAGCTTGTGTGAAGCCCGCTGTCACTTCTGACTGTGCACATCCTTCTCAGAGGCCATTTCCCTCAGGGTCATGATTGTAAATCATCTGGATTGGTCGTTAAGAATTGGATCGTATAGGAAATTTGAAATCTTGTTCTAATCAATTAAGTGCCAAGCCTGAAATTGCCCTCACAGGGAACTCCCCTGGTCACAATGAGGGCATAGGCTTGTGTGGGAAGGTCTCCCCTATGAGCCCGCTCTCTGTCCTCATTGACCATGAGGAGTACAGTGGGTCCTAGGGCATCTCTAATCGGGATCTCAGCTCTCTGAGCGCCGGGTCCTCCGATGGGCCTCGTAATAGCTGCCTCGCAGACCTGTGAGAGTCTAACGAGACGAGTACGTGAGAGCACTTCTGAGACTGCTGCAGGGACCCAGGGCCGGCTCCCCCACAAGGTGTCACAGTGCATTTGATTATTGGACCTGAAGCTACTTGGAAAACAGCCAGTGCGAGGACCCTCAGACCCTCTTCTGTCCCCGTAAAAGTAGAAAATGACCTCTCATATGAAAGGGACCCTTCCTgtcctaagaaataaaaagacgTTCTTATCACCGGAGAGAGGAATACTACTAATTttcttacattaatttttaagtaagctttttgcccaaagtggggcttgaactcacaaccctgagatcaagaggggCATGCtgcactaactgagccagccaggcacccaccaGCCACAGGGATTCTAAAGCCAGGAAGGCTCTGTAAAcaaactttcttcctttttactaaCCTACTAGGTCAGGTCAGATTCCGCTTTGGAGTCCTTACTGATTAAAACTCTCAGACATTTGTTTTCACTGTCCTGTTAATTCCTAGCAAATGTAACTTCTCAttgtttaaaatgtctaaaaactGTCTGCCTCTGTCATCTCTTTGGGATCACACTGCCACTATTGGGGCTTTATGAGCATATAATAAAGCTTgggttttttctcctgttaaatCTGTCTTGTGTCAACTTAATTCtttgattaatttaattttaaaaaacatttcatttctttatttgagcgaaagagagagagagagagagagagagagaccatgtgtcaggggaggggcagagggcgagggagaagcagagtcctcactGAGGAAAGAGCCCCATGCATGCTTCCaaccaggaccctggatcacgacctgagcttaAAGCaggtgctgagccacctgagccatccagacgtcccTGTCAACGCAATTCTGAAACTGGCTGGAAGAAccttgaaagagaaggaaatttttgTCCTCTTCCAGCGTGTCAAGGGCTGTA encodes the following:
- the EDDM3B gene encoding epididymal secretory protein E3-beta isoform X2, coding for MASCLPMLGPLVALLFALCGLLVHGQNLSWRAFMEQHYLSTSWKFSDYKCNNLMREREAPEDRKDHIFIYTLWHKIEHICLRKWRDPYRNVYIWAQHPFLILQCYHKKNRKGYREHSSYSYVEFHCGGNGYVDGIEDIRVVHIKK
- the EDDM3B gene encoding epididymal secretory protein E3-beta isoform X1; translation: MLSCLLPVSVQVALAAEMASCLPMLGPLVALLFALCGLLVHGQNLSWRAFMEQHYLSTSWKFSDYKCNNLMREREAPEDRKDHIFIYTLWHKIEHICLRKWRDPYRNVYIWAQHPFLILQCYHKKNRKGYREHSSYSYVEFHCGGNGYVDGIEDIRVVHIKK